A window of Castanea sativa cultivar Marrone di Chiusa Pesio chromosome 1, ASM4071231v1 contains these coding sequences:
- the LOC142633410 gene encoding uncharacterized protein LOC142633410: MFTSDKWLSCPHAKTAIGKEISKIVLEDYSFWSQCKHIVKVSEPSVRVLRLVDGDEKLAMGYLYKAMDKAKEEIKRRLKNKVSLYGHYIRVIDAKWDKQLHSPLHAADCFLNPAIYFRPSFKRQNEVQRGLLSTLMRLVPDPDIQDKISSQLDEYKKSIGGFGTSLAIRQRERLNPVSWWEQFGLGAPDLQSFAICVLSQCCSATGCERNWSTFEYVYLKKRNRLEHKRVNDLVFVHYNLRLRQRNIRRNKYALDPISLDAIDLMGDWVAEEPALLNPDDINWDCLNEPAALVNVEEDVELETIYVDDDDDDDNNNEHDLTNLPMGVGSSCGSSFDDEFDLSLMDDDEEE; the protein is encoded by the exons ATGTTCACTAGTGATAAATGGCTTTCATGCCCCCATGCTAAGACTGCCATTGGGAAGGagattagtaaaattgttttggaaGATTATTCGTTTTGGTCTCAATGCAAGCACATAGTGAAAGTTAGTGAGCCTTCAGTTAGAGTACTTCGTCTTGTTGATGGGGATGAGAAACTTGCTATGGGGTACTTGTATAAAGCAATGgacaaagcaaaagaagaaataaaaagaaggttaaagaacaaagtttctttGTATGGACATTATATTAGAGTTATTGATGCTAAATGGGACAAACAACTTCATAGTCCTTTGCATGCAGCAGATTGCTTTCTTAATCCTGCAATTTACTTTAGGCCTTCATTTAAAAGGCAAAATGAAGTTCAAAGAGGGTTGCTAAGCACTCTAATGAGGTTGGTTCCCGATCCTGACATTCAAGACAAAATAAGTTCACAACTTGATGAGTACAAAAAGTCAATTGGTGGCTTTGGCACATCACTAGCAATCCGCCAACGAGAGAGACTAAATCCAG TTTCATGGTGGGAGCAATTTGGCCTTGGAGCTCCAGATTTACAATCATTTGCCATTTGTGTGCTAAGTCAATGTTGTAGTGCAACTGGTTGTGAGAGAAATTGGAGCACATTTGAATATGTTTACttaaagaagagaaatagaTTGGAACATAAACGAGTAAATGATTTGGTCTTTGTCCATTATAATTTGAGGCTTCGACAAAG GAACATTCGAAGGAATAAGTATGCATTGGATCCTATAAGCTTGGATGCCATTGACTTGATGGGAGATTGGGTGGCTGAAGAACCTGCACTTCTTAATCCAGATGACATAAATTGGGATTGTCTTAATGAACCAGCAGCCCTAGTGAATGTGGAAGAGGATGTTGAACTTGAAACTATTTATGTTGATgacgacgatgatgatgacaacAACAATGAACATGACTTGACAAATCTTCCAATGGGTGTTGGTAGTTCTTGTGGGAgttcttttgatgatgaatttGATCTTTCTCTCatggatgatgatgaggaggagtaa
- the LOC142610559 gene encoding 7-deoxyloganetin glucosyltransferase-like, producing MDSKSQVANKPHAVCIPFPIQSHIKAMLKLSKLLHYEGFHITFVNTEFNHQRLMKSRGPNSLDGLPDFRFETIPDGLPPSDINATQDIPSLCESIMNNFLAPFSDLLVKFNSATSDNPPVTCIVSDAVMSFTITAAQEFKIPVVLFFTLSACSVMGILQIPSLMDKGILPLKDESYLTNGYLDTIIDWIPGMRDIRLRDLPCRTIDPNDIVFRSTIDLIERAPSTSGIIVHTFNELEQEVLHALSTMFPHVYAIGPLEPQLNHLSNDHLESIGYGLWKEETECLNWLNSKAPNSVIYVSFGSIAVMTPSQLVEIGWGLANCKHPFLWIIRPDLVEGGSTILSPEFQEEIKERGLITSWCPQEKVLNHLSIGGFLTHSGWNSTIESVCAGVPMLCLPFFSDQQTNCKYTCNEWAIGMEIDFDVKREEVEKMVRELLEGDKGKKMKKKAMEWKKLAEEATGPLGSSSINLKNLVSEVLLSKG from the exons ATGGATTCAAAGTCGCAAGTAGCTAATAAGCCTCATGCAGTTTGTATTCCATTCCCAATTCAAAGTCACATAAAGGCAATGCTAAAGCTTTCAAAGCTTCTCCATTATGAAGGGTTTCACATAACCTTTGTCAACACTGAGTTCAACCACCAACGTCTTATGAAATCCAGAGGTCCCAACTCCTTAGATGGCTTGCCTGACTTTCGATTTGAAACCATCCCCGATGGCCTTCCTCCATCAGACATCAACGCCACTCAAGACATCCCTTCTCTTTGTGAATCCATTATGAACAACTTCTTGGCTCCATTTTCTGACCTCCTTGTAAAATTCAACAGTGCAACTTCAGATAATCCTCCAGTTACTTGTATTGTTTCAGATGCTGTCATGTCGTTTACAATTACTGCTGCTCAAGAATTCAAAATCCCTGTTGTGTTGTTCTTCACTCTCTCTGCTTGCAGCGTAATGGGTATTCTGCAGATTCCTTCTCTCATGGACAAAGGCATCCTACCTCTTaaag ATGAGAGCTATTTGACAAATGGGTATCTTGACACAATTATAGACTGGATTCCTGGTATGAGAGACATACGTTTGAGGGATCTTCCATGCCGAACCATTGATCCAAATGATATTGTTTTTAGATCTACGATTGATTTAATAGAGAGAGCTCCTAGTACTTCAGGAATTATTGTTCACACATTCAATGAGTTAGAGCAAGAAGTTTTGCATGCTCTCTCTACCATGTTTCCTCATGTATATGCTATTGGCCCTCTAGAACCACAACTCAATCACTTATCCAATGATCATTTGGAATCAATTGGGTATGGTTTATGGAAGGAAGAAACCGAGTGCCTCAATTGGCTTAATTCAAAGGCACCCAACTCAGTGATATATGTGAGTTTTGGTAGCATAGCTGTCATGACACCATCACAATTGGTTGAGATTGGTTGGGGACTTGCAAATTGTAAGCACCCATTTTTGTGGATAATTAGGCCTGACTTAGTTGAAGGCGGATCAACAATTTTATCACCCGAGTTTCAGgaggaaattaaagaaagagGTCTAATAACTAGTTGGTGCCCTCAAGAGAAAGTGCTAAACCACCTCTCAATTGGAGGGTTCTTGACACATAGCGGCTGGAATTCCACCATTGAAAGTGTATGCGCAGGAGTGCCAATGCTTTGCTTACCATTCTTTTCAGATCAACAAACAAATTGCAAGTATACTTGCAATGAATGGGCCATCGGCATGGAAATTGACTTTGATGTCAAAAGAGAGGAAGTAGAGAAGATGGTAAGAGAATTGTTGGAAGGAGACAagggaaagaaaatgaagaaaaaggcCATGGAGTGGAAAAAATTAGCCGAAGAGGCCACAGGTCCACTTGGTTCCTCATccattaacttaaaaaatttggTGAGTGAAGTGCTTTTATCAAAAGGCTAA